The Labilibaculum sp. sequence AAGGCATTTGCTAAAACAGGCAAAACAAGCGGTAATTTTGTTGAGGTAATGGCTTGTGAAGGTGGTTGTATTTCCGGTCCAAGTTCAAATTTCGATCCGAAAACAGGCAGTAAATTATATGAAAAGAACCTTGCTGAAATTATTTCTGCAGAATAAATAAATTATTAAAATGGCTGCCAACATCAATTGACAGCCATTTTTATTTCCTCCACAAATCAAGAATAATAGGAAGATGGTCACTAAAACCATCATTAAATTTATATCCAATAAAACTTCGAAAAGGTTTTTCTCCAAAATAAGTATTGTCTGTTTCCAATAAGAATTCGGGTTTAAAAAGACTCATATTATCTGGATCGCAATACAAAAAACCAGACTTATTAAGCAAAGCTCCTGATACAATAAATTGATCGAGCATTCCCCATTTTCCTTGATATTTATGACTCCCAATTCCTGTTTTATTCAAATAAGGATAAGCCAAATTGTATAATTTATTATCGCAAAACTCTTTCTCCGGGGATAAAGCATTCAGCTCAGTTTGTAAAGATCTGTTATCCGGATAATCATTAAAATCGCCCATTATTATAATCAGGGCATTGCTGTTATGATTAACAATTTCAGATACTTTTTCTTTCAACAAATGTGATGCTGATACTCTTCTATTCTCAGACTCCAGCTGGCCTCCCCAACGCGAAGGCCAGTGATTTACAAAGATATGCAAAGTATCATCTGTATTTGTTTTCCCCCTTACATAGAGAATCTCCCGGGTAGTTGAGATTGAATCTCCCTCGTAAATCAATTTAAGAAATGTCGTATCGATGGGATGAAACGTTTCAGGCTGATAAATTAATGCCACATCTATCCCTCTCCTGTCCGGCGATTCGCGATGAATAATTTGATATCCTGCTTTGTTCAGATATCCAATTTTAAACAAACCATCTAAAACAAATCGGTTCTCAACCTCGCAGAGCCCAATTAAATCGGGAAACTCCCAGCCACCTGCCGCTAAAATTACCTTAGCCACTTTTTGTGATTTTTTCTGATATTTTTCCCATGTCCAATTTCGATCTCCCCTTGGAAGAAATTCATTATCCAGC is a genomic window containing:
- a CDS encoding endonuclease/exonuclease/phosphatase family protein: MKFSLILIICLFLCARISLAQSVIDGSEEGIRGDFRLMFYNVENLFDCFDDSLTLDNEFLPRGDRNWTWEKYQKKSQKVAKVILAAGGWEFPDLIGLCEVENRFVLDGLFKIGYLNKAGYQIIHRESPDRRGIDVALIYQPETFHPIDTTFLKLIYEGDSISTTREILYVRGKTNTDDTLHIFVNHWPSRWGGQLESENRRVSASHLLKEKVSEIVNHNSNALIIIMGDFNDYPDNRSLQTELNALSPEKEFCDNKLYNLAYPYLNKTGIGSHKYQGKWGMLDQFIVSGALLNKSGFLYCDPDNMSLFKPEFLLETDNTYFGEKPFRSFIGYKFNDGFSDHLPIILDLWRK